A genomic window from Microbacterium sp. ET2 includes:
- a CDS encoding glycosyltransferase: MTRLLLFTNDYPYATGDAVFVRNEIDDLAARFDDVVVFCHARDTAVDLLPMPPNVKLGGNLFQPAPEDSPWTPLRPRMLAGLASAAWRELCAGRLRGHARLFLMGARVGMTQAHRVAVRHAAAEAQDVVAYAFWGMGCGLGLPWLSGVRARVVRVHRYDLYESRAEGGYLPARSFLYARADRVLTISEDGGRYLAQRPYADAVRGKVILSRLGVPGPATVDREGGGEGLLVVSCSAVTEHKRVALILAAVRLLAMQSGGHPVRWVHFGDGPLLDQLREAARDVPEHLTVELRGRTPNDQVTAFYRQHRVDVFVNASTTEGVPVSIMEAIAHGIPVVATSVGGTPEIVGEALRSGELVSVDASPEELAAAVRTVADAADGAYAPRELWAREYDVRITGPRAAELVAGAPTVRRRR; this comes from the coding sequence GTGACCCGGCTGCTGCTGTTCACCAACGACTACCCCTACGCCACGGGCGATGCCGTATTCGTCCGCAATGAGATCGACGACCTCGCGGCCCGGTTCGACGACGTGGTGGTGTTCTGCCACGCCCGAGACACCGCCGTCGATCTGCTTCCCATGCCCCCGAACGTGAAACTGGGAGGCAACCTCTTCCAGCCCGCCCCCGAGGACAGTCCGTGGACGCCTCTTCGTCCTCGTATGCTCGCGGGGCTGGCGTCGGCCGCGTGGCGGGAGTTGTGCGCCGGTAGGCTGCGGGGGCACGCTCGGCTGTTCCTCATGGGCGCCCGGGTCGGCATGACCCAGGCTCACCGTGTCGCCGTGCGCCATGCCGCCGCGGAAGCGCAGGATGTCGTCGCCTATGCGTTCTGGGGGATGGGATGCGGGCTCGGGCTGCCCTGGCTGAGCGGCGTGCGCGCCCGGGTGGTCCGCGTCCATAGGTACGACCTCTACGAGTCGCGCGCCGAGGGTGGCTACCTTCCGGCTCGCTCCTTCCTCTACGCGAGGGCGGACCGCGTGCTGACCATCTCGGAGGACGGCGGCCGATACCTCGCACAGCGTCCTTATGCGGATGCGGTGCGTGGCAAGGTCATTCTCAGCAGGCTGGGCGTGCCCGGCCCGGCGACGGTGGATCGGGAGGGGGGCGGCGAGGGACTGCTCGTGGTCTCATGCTCCGCGGTGACCGAGCATAAGCGCGTGGCGCTCATTCTCGCCGCGGTCCGCCTGTTGGCCATGCAGAGCGGTGGGCACCCGGTGAGGTGGGTGCACTTCGGCGACGGTCCGCTTCTGGATCAGCTTCGTGAGGCCGCTCGCGACGTTCCGGAGCACCTGACCGTCGAGCTGCGCGGCCGGACGCCCAATGACCAGGTGACCGCCTTCTACCGGCAGCATCGAGTCGACGTGTTCGTCAACGCCAGCACCACCGAGGGCGTGCCGGTGAGCATCATGGAGGCCATCGCCCACGGCATCCCCGTTGTCGCCACCTCGGTCGGCGGCACGCCCGAGATTGTCGGCGAGGCGCTGCGATCGGGGGAGCTGGTATCCGTCGACGCATCGCCCGAGGAGCTCGCGGCGGCGGTGCGCACCGTCGCGGACGCCGCAGACGGCGCGTACGCTCCGCGGGAGCTGTGGGCTCGCGAGTACGACGTGCGGATCACCGGGCCGCGCGCGGCCGAGCTGGTGGCAGGCGCCCCGACCGTAAGACGACGGCGCTGA
- a CDS encoding glycosyltransferase, which translates to MPPTPASPARRVLILSFSPIASDARVLKQVALLAERYDVVTCGYGVAPIGVAEHIRVPDELAIWRYPRLAVVLRRYRSAYWGNAAIDFVRTALRGRRFDIVLADDVDAVPLALSLKPSCGVHADLHEYSPRQHDELPRFRWFVKPFIEWICRRYVTRAASTTTVSASIAREYERRFGFRPEVVTNAAPYVEAVPTPPHTPLRIVHSGAALRNRHLETLIDAITGARPGVTLDLFLTANDAAYLAELREIVAAADGRVRLHDPVPYAQLAETLRGFDIGIHVLPPVNVNNEWALPNKIFDYVQARLAVLVGPSPEMADYVRRYGIGVVTDGFGADDVRRAVDELDAAAVARMKAAASSSARELSSEDQVRVWDRAIAALAAR; encoded by the coding sequence GTGCCTCCGACGCCCGCTTCGCCCGCGCGCCGCGTGCTGATCCTGTCGTTCTCGCCGATCGCGTCGGACGCCCGTGTCCTCAAGCAGGTCGCCCTGCTCGCGGAGCGCTATGACGTCGTGACGTGCGGCTACGGGGTCGCGCCGATCGGGGTGGCTGAGCACATCCGCGTGCCGGACGAGCTGGCCATCTGGAGGTACCCGCGGCTGGCTGTCGTGCTGCGCCGCTATCGCAGCGCCTACTGGGGCAACGCCGCGATCGACTTCGTGCGCACGGCATTGCGGGGCCGTCGCTTCGACATCGTCCTGGCCGACGACGTCGACGCGGTACCGCTTGCGTTGTCGCTGAAACCTTCGTGCGGCGTGCACGCCGACCTTCACGAGTACTCGCCCCGTCAACACGACGAGCTGCCGCGATTCCGCTGGTTCGTGAAGCCCTTCATCGAGTGGATCTGCCGACGCTACGTCACCCGCGCCGCCTCCACCACCACGGTCAGTGCGAGCATCGCACGCGAGTACGAGCGGCGGTTCGGCTTCCGCCCGGAGGTGGTGACGAATGCCGCGCCGTACGTCGAGGCGGTGCCGACCCCACCGCACACGCCGCTGCGGATCGTCCACTCCGGCGCGGCGCTGCGCAACCGTCACCTCGAGACCCTGATCGACGCGATCACGGGGGCGCGTCCCGGCGTGACGCTCGACCTGTTCCTCACGGCCAACGACGCGGCATATCTCGCGGAGCTGCGCGAGATCGTCGCCGCCGCGGACGGACGGGTGCGCCTGCATGACCCCGTGCCGTACGCGCAGCTGGCCGAGACACTGCGGGGCTTCGACATCGGCATCCACGTGCTCCCGCCGGTCAACGTGAACAACGAGTGGGCGCTGCCCAACAAGATCTTCGACTATGTGCAGGCCCGCCTCGCCGTCCTGGTCGGCCCGTCGCCCGAGATGGCCGACTACGTGCGGCGGTACGGGATCGGCGTCGTGACCGACGGGTTCGGCGCCGACGACGTCCGACGCGCCGTCGACGAGCTCGACGCCGCTGCGGTCGCGCGGATGAAGGCGGCGGCGTCGTCCTCGGCCCGCGAGCTGTCCAGCGAAGACCAGGTGCGCGTGTGGGACCGAGCGATCGCCGCGCTCGCGGCGCGCTGA
- a CDS encoding glycosyltransferase family A protein, with product MTDPAVDLVIAVHDPARRIDRAVASALTTVAPLRVTVVAHNTDPAAIAERLGAAGIDPRVRVVALADGVRSPAGPFNHGLDLATASYTSIMGSDDELELGAIDSWLTLAERTGADAVITHLRHAGGVAVPTPPTRPRTRRVLDPVADRLSYRSAPLGLVSRARFGDLRLTEGVMVGEDLPLVTRLWFSGARISYDRRGPAYLIHDDAADRTTMTPRPLADSFAFLPHVFDAPWFAGLPPGAREAVVVKFLRIHLFGAVTYRPDAALWTAGERAALSDAATRMIRHGEGAERLLSRRDRVLLDAALDPRRPAEELIAAAARRRQFSRPGALLPRSLRYALHREAPLRFAVASALQLR from the coding sequence ATGACCGACCCCGCCGTCGACCTGGTCATCGCCGTCCACGACCCGGCGCGACGCATCGACCGGGCTGTGGCGTCGGCGCTGACCACGGTCGCGCCGCTGCGCGTCACCGTCGTCGCCCACAACACCGACCCGGCCGCCATCGCAGAACGGCTGGGGGCCGCCGGAATCGACCCGCGGGTGCGCGTCGTCGCTCTGGCCGACGGCGTCCGCAGTCCCGCCGGCCCCTTCAACCACGGCCTCGACCTCGCGACCGCGTCGTACACGTCGATCATGGGATCGGACGACGAACTCGAGCTCGGAGCGATCGACTCGTGGCTGACGCTCGCGGAGAGGACCGGCGCGGATGCCGTCATCACGCACCTGCGTCACGCCGGCGGCGTCGCCGTGCCCACGCCGCCGACGCGGCCCCGGACGCGTCGAGTACTGGATCCGGTCGCCGATCGGCTGAGTTACAGGTCGGCGCCGCTGGGCCTGGTGTCCCGCGCGCGCTTCGGCGACCTCCGGCTCACGGAGGGCGTGATGGTCGGCGAGGACCTGCCGCTGGTCACGCGACTGTGGTTCTCAGGCGCTCGCATCTCCTACGACCGCCGCGGACCGGCCTACCTCATCCATGACGACGCCGCCGACCGTACGACGATGACGCCGCGCCCGCTGGCGGATTCCTTCGCGTTCCTCCCCCACGTCTTCGACGCGCCCTGGTTCGCGGGGCTCCCCCCGGGCGCACGCGAAGCGGTCGTCGTCAAATTCCTGCGGATCCATCTCTTCGGGGCAGTCACCTACCGGCCGGATGCCGCGCTCTGGACGGCCGGCGAGCGGGCGGCGTTGAGCGACGCGGCCACACGGATGATCCGACACGGCGAGGGCGCCGAGCGGCTGCTGTCTCGCCGCGATCGCGTCCTGCTCGACGCAGCGCTCGACCCCCGCAGGCCCGCGGAGGAACTCATCGCCGCGGCGGCGCGGCGACGCCAGTTCTCGCGACCGGGCGCGCTGCTACCGCGCTCGCTGCGGTATGCGCTGCATCGGGAGGCGCCGCTGCGCTTCGCCGTGGCATCCGCACTGCAACTGCGCTGA
- a CDS encoding glycosyltransferase family 4 protein: MRILVVTPWFPTTAAPQSGLFVAREAAALATTHEVRVLHLDWTGSFADEVPVTPHTTRRVVLRRSRPLDFARSRRIVERAARKADVLHTHALPVLLPWLADRPRASTWVHSEHWSGLTSPETVGRGERALLPPLARLLARPDAVVAESSRLVDAIRPHRDAPVDVVPCIVPESTVAPWPDAERLVAVGGLIPRKGPLIAVEAVAELRRRGRDTRLTWVGDGPQRTAAEARASQLGVGDAVAFTGILPPAGVAAELDAARLFVLPTQGDNFCVVAAEALSHGRPIVSGAATGAVDYAAPQVSRFVDTASAGAYADAVEELLSATASSSAREVSATVRGRFAPETVRDLLDDVYRRAGAGA, from the coding sequence GTGCGCATCCTCGTCGTGACCCCGTGGTTCCCGACGACGGCGGCTCCGCAGTCGGGACTCTTCGTCGCCCGCGAGGCGGCCGCGTTGGCGACGACCCATGAGGTTCGGGTTCTCCACCTGGACTGGACAGGTTCATTCGCGGACGAGGTGCCCGTGACGCCGCACACTACCCGGCGGGTCGTGCTGCGTCGGTCGCGTCCTCTCGACTTCGCCCGCTCACGCCGCATCGTCGAGCGCGCCGCCCGGAAGGCCGACGTACTCCACACCCATGCCCTCCCCGTCCTGCTGCCGTGGCTGGCGGACAGACCGCGGGCGTCGACGTGGGTGCACTCCGAGCACTGGTCGGGGCTGACCTCTCCCGAGACGGTGGGGCGCGGGGAGCGGGCGCTCCTTCCTCCGCTCGCCCGCCTGCTCGCCCGCCCGGACGCGGTCGTCGCCGAGAGCAGCCGGCTGGTGGACGCGATCCGGCCGCACCGCGACGCACCGGTGGACGTCGTCCCGTGCATCGTCCCCGAATCCACGGTCGCGCCATGGCCTGACGCGGAGCGCCTCGTCGCCGTCGGCGGCCTCATTCCGCGAAAGGGCCCGCTGATCGCCGTCGAAGCGGTCGCGGAGCTGCGCCGGCGGGGTCGTGACACGAGGCTCACGTGGGTGGGCGACGGGCCGCAGCGCACAGCAGCCGAGGCGCGGGCCTCGCAGCTCGGCGTCGGCGATGCGGTCGCCTTCACCGGCATCCTTCCCCCCGCCGGGGTGGCGGCGGAGCTCGATGCGGCGCGGTTGTTCGTATTGCCGACGCAGGGCGACAACTTCTGCGTCGTCGCCGCCGAGGCGCTCAGCCACGGGCGCCCGATCGTGAGCGGCGCCGCGACGGGAGCCGTCGACTACGCCGCGCCGCAGGTGAGCCGGTTCGTCGACACGGCGTCCGCCGGGGCTTACGCCGATGCGGTCGAGGAGCTGCTGTCGGCCACCGCGTCGTCGTCCGCACGGGAGGTGTCGGCCACCGTTCGCGGCCGCTTCGCGCCCGAGACCGTCCGTGACCTGCTCGACGACGTCTACCGGCGGGCGGGCGCGGGCGCATGA
- the wecB gene encoding non-hydrolyzing UDP-N-acetylglucosamine 2-epimerase codes for MKIVSVVGARPQFVKLAPIATAAAAAGVEHIIVHTGQHYDPMLSDVFFDDLGIPAPDVHLGVGSGSHGVQTGAMLSALDAVFDAQQPDWVLVYGDTNSTVAAALSAVKLHVPVAHLEAGLRSFNRRMPEEHNRVLTDHAADLLLAPTHVAVDHLTREGLAARTVLVGDVMTDVLLSVRDEVAGRSSALLEELSLTPGGFYVSTIHRAENTDDPDRLRAVVTGLAAVDKPVVLLAHPRVVAKAAAHGIPLSQGSLIAHAPLAYPDLIAAVLASAGVVTDSGGLQKEAFLLRVPCTTVRNETEWVETVELGWNVLVETADEIATAVTRARPVDTDAAPYGDGHAATRVIEALRAR; via the coding sequence GTGAAGATCGTCAGCGTCGTCGGCGCGCGCCCGCAGTTCGTCAAGCTCGCCCCCATCGCGACGGCCGCCGCCGCCGCAGGTGTCGAGCACATCATCGTCCACACCGGGCAGCACTACGATCCGATGCTCTCGGACGTCTTCTTCGACGACCTCGGCATCCCGGCGCCGGACGTGCATCTGGGGGTCGGCAGCGGCTCGCACGGCGTGCAGACCGGTGCGATGCTCTCAGCGTTGGACGCCGTGTTCGACGCCCAACAGCCGGACTGGGTACTCGTGTACGGCGACACCAACTCAACGGTCGCGGCAGCGCTGAGCGCGGTCAAACTGCACGTGCCGGTGGCGCACCTCGAGGCAGGATTGCGCTCGTTCAACCGACGCATGCCGGAGGAGCACAACCGTGTGCTCACCGACCACGCCGCCGATCTGCTGCTCGCTCCCACGCACGTGGCCGTCGACCACCTGACGCGGGAGGGGCTCGCCGCACGCACGGTGCTGGTTGGCGACGTCATGACCGATGTGCTCCTCTCCGTCCGGGACGAGGTCGCAGGTCGCTCCTCGGCGCTCCTCGAGGAGCTCTCGCTCACGCCCGGAGGCTTCTACGTCTCCACGATCCACCGAGCGGAGAACACCGACGACCCCGATCGGCTCCGGGCGGTCGTGACGGGACTGGCGGCGGTCGACAAGCCCGTCGTCCTGCTCGCGCACCCCCGTGTCGTCGCGAAGGCCGCAGCGCACGGCATCCCGCTCTCGCAAGGGTCGCTCATCGCTCACGCGCCGCTGGCGTACCCCGACCTCATCGCAGCCGTGCTGGCGAGCGCGGGAGTGGTCACCGATTCGGGCGGGCTGCAGAAGGAGGCCTTCCTGCTGCGGGTCCCGTGCACCACCGTGCGCAACGAGACGGAGTGGGTGGAGACGGTCGAACTCGGTTGGAACGTGCTGGTCGAGACCGCGGACGAGATCGCCACGGCTGTGACGCGGGCACGGCCCGTCGACACGGATGCCGCGCCGTACGGCGACGGCCACGCGGCGACCCGGGTGATCGAGGCGCTGCGCGCGCGCTGA
- a CDS encoding nucleotide sugar dehydrogenase, whose amino-acid sequence MRIAVVALGKIGLPLAVQFADSGHDVIGVDVNQRTVDTVNAGVEPFPGEAQLQVKLAELVPAGRLRATTSYSEAIPGADVVVVVVPLFVDDATWEPDFAWMDAATRSIAEHLTPGTLVSYETTLPVGTTRSRWKPLLESGSGLVEGRDFHAVFSPERVLTGRVFADLRKYPKLVGALSPEGAAQAVAFYEAVLQFDQRDDLARPNGVWDLGSAEAAEMAKLAETTYRDVNIGLANQYALFAAEHGIDVYQVIEACNSQPYSHIHRPGIAVGGHCIPVYPRLYLSTDPGADIVRSARLLNASMPSRLVEQAAGLLGSLQGLRAVVLGAAYRGAVKETAFSGVFPTVAALREQGAEVRVHDPLFGDDELRALGLEPYRLGDEVDLAVLHTDHAEYRVLRPADLPGLRLLVDGRNTTDPAEWTGIPRLVVGAG is encoded by the coding sequence ATGCGCATCGCCGTCGTGGCCCTCGGAAAGATCGGGCTTCCCCTCGCCGTTCAGTTCGCCGACTCGGGTCACGACGTGATCGGCGTGGACGTGAACCAGCGCACGGTCGACACGGTCAACGCGGGCGTCGAACCGTTCCCCGGCGAAGCGCAGCTGCAGGTGAAGCTGGCGGAGCTCGTCCCCGCCGGTCGCCTGCGCGCGACCACATCCTATTCCGAGGCGATCCCGGGCGCCGACGTCGTCGTGGTGGTCGTGCCGCTGTTCGTGGACGACGCGACCTGGGAGCCGGACTTCGCGTGGATGGATGCTGCCACTCGCTCGATCGCCGAGCATCTGACCCCCGGCACTCTCGTCTCGTACGAGACCACGCTTCCCGTCGGCACCACCCGCAGCCGGTGGAAGCCCCTGCTCGAGTCGGGATCGGGTTTAGTCGAGGGACGTGATTTCCACGCCGTCTTCTCGCCCGAGCGAGTGCTCACCGGCCGGGTGTTCGCCGACCTGCGCAAGTACCCGAAGCTCGTCGGCGCGCTCTCGCCGGAAGGCGCTGCGCAAGCTGTCGCGTTCTACGAAGCCGTGCTTCAGTTCGATCAGCGCGACGATCTGGCCCGGCCGAATGGTGTCTGGGACCTGGGCAGCGCCGAGGCGGCAGAGATGGCCAAGCTCGCTGAAACCACGTATCGCGACGTCAACATCGGCCTGGCGAACCAGTACGCGCTGTTCGCCGCCGAGCACGGGATCGACGTGTATCAGGTGATCGAGGCCTGCAATTCGCAGCCCTACAGTCACATACACCGGCCGGGCATCGCCGTCGGCGGCCACTGCATCCCGGTCTACCCCCGGCTGTACCTGTCGACGGATCCCGGTGCGGACATCGTCCGTTCGGCGCGCCTGCTCAACGCCTCGATGCCGAGCCGTCTCGTCGAGCAGGCGGCGGGTCTGCTCGGGTCACTGCAGGGCCTCCGCGCCGTTGTCCTGGGCGCGGCGTACCGCGGCGCCGTCAAGGAGACGGCTTTCTCCGGTGTCTTTCCCACGGTGGCGGCGCTCCGCGAACAGGGCGCAGAGGTGCGTGTTCACGACCCGCTCTTCGGCGACGACGAGCTCCGCGCGCTCGGGTTGGAGCCCTACCGACTGGGCGATGAGGTCGACCTGGCCGTGCTGCATACCGATCACGCCGAGTACCGGGTTCTGAGGCCCGCTGACCTTCCCGGGCTCCGCCTCCTGGTAGACGGGCGCAACACGACTGATCCTGCAGAATGGACCGGCATCCCCCGACTCGTCGTAGGCGCCGGCTGA
- a CDS encoding cell wall-binding repeat-containing protein, with protein MLSLLSTAQPVSAEEVTAAQLPSLLTQSNESTTPAYSRDRFDHWVDADADGCNTRYEVLIEESTSPVSVGGGCALSGGTWVSPYDGVTATTPAEIEIDHVVALAEAWRSGAWAWDDDQRRAFANDTEVPYALVAASSSANQSKSDHDPAEWLPTNSAYTCEYIVGWVLTKYRWSLSADPAEIEAVRAQLSGDCGATPITLPTVMVGGADGGEPGTGPTLAFDAGVTRLSGVSRYETAVAASSRFDAGVTAAFVATGTDFPDALSAAAAAASLGGPLLLTSPDSLPSAVESEISRLEPRNIYVVGSTGAVSETVASRLALYAPVTRLGGKDRYETGLAISRIFSSSSSAYLATGRNFPDALAASAVAGAKAAPVILVDGLASSVTATVHEELRRLGVTEITIAGSSSGAVSSSIESELTRSGYSVTRSGGRDRYETAVAINSSGSSTSPASVAFIATGADFPDALSAAAIAGVVGAPLYLTSPNCVPEMVRNAITKLSPSARVVMGGSSVVSDAAAENLGCLSSTIPSIVGTPKVGNTLTADAGAWTAGTTLAYAWYVNGAYYGGGNALALSEGLAGRSVAVRVTGSLTGYVTLTQTSRPVTVAAQTPAPQPPGPPANPGNTKNCTDFATWSQAQAWFETYYPHYGDVAQLDGDADGIACESLPGAP; from the coding sequence TTGCTTTCGTTGCTGTCCACCGCCCAGCCGGTCAGTGCTGAAGAAGTCACGGCCGCACAGCTACCTTCGCTGTTGACACAGAGCAACGAGTCGACGACGCCCGCCTACAGCCGAGACCGCTTCGATCACTGGGTCGACGCGGATGCAGATGGCTGCAACACGCGCTACGAGGTTCTCATCGAGGAGTCGACTTCGCCGGTCAGCGTGGGCGGAGGTTGCGCGCTGAGTGGGGGAACCTGGGTTTCGCCGTACGACGGCGTCACTGCAACCACCCCCGCTGAGATCGAGATCGATCACGTTGTCGCCCTTGCCGAAGCATGGCGTTCAGGCGCGTGGGCGTGGGACGACGACCAGCGCCGAGCATTCGCCAACGACACAGAGGTCCCATACGCCCTCGTCGCCGCATCCAGTTCCGCGAACCAGTCGAAATCCGACCACGATCCTGCGGAATGGTTGCCGACGAACTCCGCGTACACCTGCGAGTACATCGTGGGATGGGTTCTCACGAAGTACCGATGGAGTCTGAGCGCTGACCCTGCGGAGATCGAGGCGGTGCGGGCGCAACTGTCCGGTGACTGTGGTGCGACGCCGATCACACTCCCGACGGTCATGGTCGGCGGTGCGGACGGGGGTGAGCCGGGTACAGGACCGACGTTGGCCTTCGATGCCGGCGTCACTCGATTGTCAGGGGTCAGTCGTTACGAGACGGCCGTCGCGGCGTCGAGTCGCTTCGACGCAGGGGTGACCGCCGCGTTCGTCGCGACGGGGACCGACTTCCCGGACGCGCTCTCTGCTGCAGCGGCGGCAGCCAGTCTCGGTGGGCCGTTGCTTCTCACCTCGCCGGATTCCCTGCCGTCCGCCGTTGAATCCGAGATATCTCGTCTGGAGCCGCGCAATATCTACGTCGTCGGATCGACGGGCGCCGTTTCCGAGACAGTGGCTTCCCGTCTTGCTCTGTACGCCCCGGTCACCCGGCTCGGCGGGAAAGACCGCTACGAGACGGGCTTGGCGATCTCACGGATCTTCTCTTCATCGAGCTCCGCGTACCTCGCCACCGGGCGGAACTTCCCCGACGCGCTGGCCGCGTCTGCCGTCGCAGGCGCGAAGGCTGCGCCGGTCATCCTGGTGGATGGACTTGCCTCCTCCGTAACCGCGACGGTTCATGAGGAACTTCGACGTCTGGGAGTCACTGAGATAACGATCGCTGGTAGCAGTTCGGGTGCAGTTTCCTCCAGCATCGAAAGCGAGCTCACCCGATCCGGGTACTCAGTCACCCGATCGGGTGGCCGAGACCGATACGAGACAGCCGTCGCCATCAACTCCTCGGGGTCGTCGACTTCTCCTGCTTCGGTGGCGTTCATCGCTACGGGAGCCGACTTCCCTGACGCGTTGTCGGCCGCGGCGATCGCGGGCGTTGTGGGAGCACCCCTCTACTTGACCTCGCCCAACTGCGTTCCCGAAATGGTGCGCAACGCCATCACTAAGCTCTCACCGTCCGCCCGGGTCGTCATGGGCGGCTCCTCGGTCGTGAGCGACGCCGCTGCGGAGAACCTGGGATGTCTCAGCTCGACCATTCCCTCGATCGTCGGTACCCCGAAAGTCGGAAACACGCTGACGGCGGACGCGGGAGCGTGGACTGCGGGAACCACTCTCGCGTACGCCTGGTATGTGAACGGTGCTTACTACGGCGGAGGCAATGCTTTGGCGCTTTCTGAGGGGCTTGCTGGAAGATCGGTTGCGGTTCGCGTGACCGGGAGCTTGACCGGGTACGTGACCCTCACCCAGACATCTCGTCCCGTCACGGTAGCGGCACAGACGCCCGCACCCCAGCCGCCGGGACCTCCGGCGAATCCCGGAAACACCAAGAACTGCACGGACTTCGCAACGTGGTCCCAAGCCCAGGCGTGGTTCGAAACCTACTATCCGCACTACGGCGATGTTGCACAGTTGGATGGGGACGCCGACGGGATTGCCTGCGAGTCTCTGCCGGGCGCACCCTGA
- the rfbD gene encoding dTDP-4-dehydrorhamnose reductase, translating into MTIGFGKRLTHTATPIPGLVVWDLPVHGDSRGWFKENWQRETMVRAGLPDFGPVQNNISFNDAVGTTRGIHAEPWDKWISVATGRVFGAWVDLREGPTFGAVFTAELDPSRAIFVPRGVGNSYQTLEPDTAYTYLVNDHWSAEAPYTFLNLADESVAIDWPIPLDRVEMSAKDKAHPRLADVRPMAPRRILVLGAKGQLGRALRREFADSAHVEFADREDLDLDSPDLAQARRWREYGAIVNAAAFTAVDLAETEEGRGAAWRTNVAGVTRLAAIASSHGVTVVHVSSDYVFDGALPRPYREDDPMAPLGVYGQTKAAGDAVVAASPRHYIVRTSWVIGDGKNFVRTMQNLAERGIDPAVVDDQMGRLTFAEDIARGIRHLLATAAPFGTYNLTGSGEPASWAEVAREVYRLNGHDPGRVKPVSTEQYFASATAPVAPRPRNSVLDLEKIEGVGFATPTWNDGLRAYLTGHGGLQTIDE; encoded by the coding sequence GTGACGATCGGGTTCGGCAAACGCCTGACCCACACTGCCACGCCGATTCCGGGGCTGGTCGTGTGGGACCTGCCGGTCCACGGCGACAGCCGCGGGTGGTTCAAGGAGAACTGGCAGCGCGAAACGATGGTGCGCGCCGGTCTTCCGGACTTCGGACCGGTACAGAACAACATCTCCTTCAACGACGCCGTGGGCACGACCCGCGGCATTCACGCTGAGCCGTGGGACAAGTGGATCTCCGTTGCGACCGGGCGAGTGTTCGGCGCCTGGGTGGATCTGCGCGAGGGCCCGACCTTCGGCGCGGTGTTCACCGCGGAACTCGATCCCTCGCGTGCGATCTTCGTCCCCCGCGGGGTGGGCAACTCCTACCAGACGTTGGAACCCGACACCGCGTACACCTACCTCGTCAACGATCACTGGTCTGCGGAGGCTCCCTACACCTTCCTCAATCTGGCCGACGAATCCGTCGCGATCGACTGGCCCATCCCTCTGGATCGCGTCGAGATGTCGGCGAAGGACAAAGCTCATCCTCGCTTGGCCGACGTGAGGCCCATGGCACCGCGACGCATCCTCGTCCTGGGCGCGAAGGGCCAACTCGGTCGCGCACTCCGGCGGGAGTTCGCCGATTCCGCGCACGTCGAGTTCGCCGATCGTGAGGACCTCGATCTGGATTCCCCCGACCTCGCACAGGCCAGGCGGTGGCGCGAATACGGCGCCATCGTCAATGCCGCAGCTTTCACGGCCGTCGATCTCGCGGAGACCGAGGAGGGACGCGGCGCAGCGTGGAGAACGAACGTCGCCGGCGTCACGAGGTTGGCCGCGATCGCGTCCTCCCACGGCGTGACCGTGGTACATGTCTCGAGCGACTACGTCTTCGACGGCGCCCTGCCGCGCCCGTACCGGGAGGACGATCCGATGGCGCCCCTCGGCGTGTACGGGCAGACGAAGGCGGCGGGCGACGCGGTCGTAGCGGCGTCACCTCGCCACTACATCGTCCGGACGTCATGGGTGATCGGCGACGGGAAGAACTTCGTTCGCACGATGCAGAACCTCGCCGAGCGCGGAATCGATCCCGCTGTCGTCGACGATCAGATGGGCCGTCTGACGTTCGCGGAGGACATCGCTCGTGGCATCCGGCATCTGCTCGCCACCGCAGCTCCGTTCGGAACCTACAACCTCACCGGATCCGGCGAACCGGCCAGCTGGGCCGAAGTCGCGCGAGAGGTCTACCGCCTCAACGGCCACGACCCGGGGCGGGTCAAGCCGGTGTCCACCGAGCAGTATTTCGCATCGGCGACCGCCCCGGTCGCCCCGCGGCCACGCAACAGTGTGCTCGATCTCGAGAAGATCGAAGGCGTGGGATTCGCGACGCCGACGTGGAACGACGGACTGCGCGCCTATCTCACCGGGCACGGGGGGCTTCAGACCATCGACGAGTGA